The genome window CGCCGTACATGGGCAAGGGCCGGACGCTCCTCGTCGCGCACGCGTTCTCGGTCCACTTCGGCGAGGTGAAGCCGCATGCCGAGGCCGACGTCGTGATGATCGCGCCGAAAGCGCCGGGCCACCGCATGCGCGAGGTCTTCAAGGAAGGCAAGGGCGTGCCGGCGCTCCTCGCCGTGTATCAGGACGTTTCCGGCAAGGCCGAGCAGACCGCCCTCGCGTACGCGCAGGGCGTCGGCGCGACGCGCGCCGGTGTCATCGCGACGACGTTCGCGGAGGAGGTGGAGACCGACTGGTTCGGCGAGCAGGTCATCCTCTGCGGCGGCATCAGCGAGCTCATGAAGGCGAGCTTTGACACGCTCGTGGACGCCGGGTACCAGCCCGAGGTCGCGTACTTCGAGTGCGTGAACGAGATGAAGCTCATCGTCGACCTCATCTACGAAGGCGGGCTCTCGTACATGCGGTACTCCGTGTCCGACACCGCCGAGTTCGGCGACTACACCGTCGGGCCGCGGATCATCGACGCGCGCGTGCGCGCCGAGATGAAGAAGGTGCTCAGCGACATCCGCGACGGCACGCACGCGAAGAAGTGGATCGCGGAGTACCGCAGCGGCGCCAAGAACCTGTACGCGCAGCGCGCCAAGGAGCAGGAGCAGCCGCTCGAGCAGGTCGGGCGTCGCCTGCGCCAGATGATGCCTTGGCTTCCAAAGCGCGAAGTACCAGGGCGCGCAGCCGCGCGTCCAGAGCCGGCGCGACCGCCGGAGCCCGTCGCGGCCGCGGACTAAGCGGATCAAGAGGGGGAACGAGATGCGACAGATCGAGATCTTCGACACGACCCTGCGCGATGGTGAGCAGGCGCCCGGTGCGGCCCTTACCGCCGCAGCGAAGCTCGAGGTCGCACGCGCCCTCGCGGACCTCGGCGTGGACACGATCGAGGCCGGGTTCCCCGCGGCATCCGACGGCGAGGCTGCCGCGGTGCGGCAGATCGCCCAGGACGTCACCGGGGTCACGATGGCCGCACTCGCGCGAGCGACCGACGCCGATGTCGACGCCGCGGCCAGGGCGCTCGCGCCGGCGCAGCGCAAGCGCATCCACGTGTTCATCGGGACGTCCGACATCCACCTCGAGCGCAAGCTCCGCATCACGCCGCATGAGTGCCTGCTGCGCGTCGAGCGCGCGGTCCGGCGTGCGATGGAACATGCCGATGAGATCGAGTTCTCCGCCGAGGACGCG of Candidatus Limnocylindria bacterium contains these proteins:
- the ilvC gene encoding ketol-acid reductoisomerase, which codes for PYMGKGRTLLVAHAFSVHFGEVKPHAEADVVMIAPKAPGHRMREVFKEGKGVPALLAVYQDVSGKAEQTALAYAQGVGATRAGVIATTFAEEVETDWFGEQVILCGGISELMKASFDTLVDAGYQPEVAYFECVNEMKLIVDLIYEGGLSYMRYSVSDTAEFGDYTVGPRIIDARVRAEMKKVLSDIRDGTHAKKWIAEYRSGAKNLYAQRAKEQEQPLEQVGRRLRQMMPWLPKREVPGRAAARPEPARPPEPVAAAD